The genomic window GAGGCATCGCGGTTGGGCTGTCCTCCTCGGTGATGCCGTCGCTGGTGTCGCTGTGCGTCATCTCGTCGTGGCTGAAGCTGCGGCCGATCATCCTGCGCTCCTCGAAGTCGGCGGCGCTGCTCTCGCTGGTGTCGCTGCACACGCTGTTCTCCCGGCTGCGCGACTTCAGGATGGACTTCCTGGGGATCGGCTCCCCGTTCTTCACGTCCACRAACAACCTGACCCAAAAGCAACAGTCGTGTTTCGTCAGCTGCACTTGCACCCGTGGGATGGGCTTGCAGAAGAATTAACGGCCATTAgttgtttgggggttttttttcacattttgtccaactgcaaccacaaacgtctgtattttaacaggattttatgcaactaaaaaaaaaaaaaacggttttgGACATGAAAACTGGAAGTTTTGCATCTGTGTTCAACCCTCTTCAATCTGTCTCCCTCAMataaaatctagtgcaaccAATTCCTGTTCGAAGTCATTTGTGCATAatttgattttcagtttaaatccagGTATTCTGCGAAGGCCTCAAaggttcattaaaaaaacattacagaacAAGCAGTTAACCAGAagaacatcaaaaacatgcaggacaccaACTCTTGAGGCCTGGAGCTGTTCAGTCCTGGTTCAGATCAAACCATGTCCATGTTGCTCTATCACACTGAACCCCaaagaaacatgttgaagtttGCGACTTTAAACTGACACAAACGAAAAAGTTGCACGACCATGAAtacctttgtgtttgtgtccgAATCCACAAAGAggtttgctttgcttttacCTGTAGATATCAGCTGGTGTRGTGATTTTATGAAGCTCGTGATGGGAGTGCCCGTTGCTGTGGCcgttcttctttttcctttttgaatgctccttctgctcttttctttcACTGAACTTCAAGGTGGTGTTTTTACCTGTGTTTATYCTCAcctgaaatgaaagaaacactGGTTGAATACAACCAGAATATTTTTTAAGCTCTCACccatgatttttgtttgttatttttgtaaacgAGCCGACCTTCTTGGGTTCGACGGTGTGAGAGAAGAAAATGGTTGGCAAACAGCtgccgtcctcctcctcctcgcagTCTTCCTCTTTCCTGTCTGTGAGTGGCTGTGTGCTGTGAGGCACAGAGCTCCAGCTTGGCTTCAAACTCAGGCCATTTACCGGAAGTGCAGCATctgcctccttctcctcctcctcctctgatgAAGACGATGATGTGTCTTCACCATTCATGTCCGCATTATCAGACAATCTTGAGGGGGGAAAACGCTCGTCACTCTTTCaagatttgtaaaataaagtggAGAGTAGTGTGGGACCAATAAGTAGTGGTGAGAAATATAATGGTTTTAGATATTTAAGGATTACAACATGCAGATAGATGGCTACATTTAACAATTACAGTCTTCAACACAAAGACTTTAGTTTGAGAAGCTCAAGAACAACACTTCATGYGAGTTTCATCAGATATGTttggctgaaagaaaatgatccGTCATATTAAAACAGAGAGGACACAAGATAACATCAGCCTGCCACTTAAACTCCTACCTTGAAAAGATTGAAAGCAGATAAAGCTGCATGTTTACAAAGgatgtttttcagaaacaaatgatAGGAAGGACATTGTGGCTTTAGAACACTATAACActataaacattaaaattgcTATTTTACTTGATAATCATAGGAATCGACTGctaatttgtgtttctttttctttgctgcaaaacaaagattttaagaGCTTTACAAAGTTGTTACTAATCCAATTAAAtgtaggttattttttttatttaactttgaaaATTAGATCCTTTTAAGACACAGTGTTGATATTTAGTAAAAAGTAGCattcaaaagtagaaaatggaAGCTTTSgaggaaaaaaatggattctATCAGTTACTGCTCTAACTCTACAGtctcatcagtttttttttattaagttgttTCCTAAAGCCTCGAAAAATAAAGCTTGAATGTAGCTAGAGTCGAGTTTACCAGTGTTGTTGTTcacctttaatttaaaatagagCTAAAGTGTTAAATTTCTAAATTACACAAGCATGAAAATCTGTGCTTTGTATAAAGGTGGATAAAATAACCCAGATGCTATTTCAGTCGTTCAATTGATATTACTATACAGGTTCATTACACACAGTGATACATTTAGAGCGTTTATGTCTAATTTTGATGGTAATGGCTCACAGCTAATAAAACCTAGAAACTCAATCTTTctgaaaattacaatattacataagaccaataaaaaacagagGGTATCTAATAGAAAAATGTCATTGTCAGGGTCTGCCCTACACAACCACAGAGAAGAGCCAACAGTTGTTGAGTAGACAACCATCCTCCTCCAGAATGGTAAACCATGAAAGGTCAGTGCTAAAGCCGCTAAAGACGCTAATGGCTTTACACCAGACAGTTAATGGAAAGTGTGATCACATTCGTACTCCATATGACCGCGTGTTGtcctttttgtgtcattttctcttGAATCAACAGtctctgaaaaactgaaatgtgtgcttttattaatagaaaaccaaaaactgatGCTAAAATACACATCTCTCTGCATGTCTAATGAATCTACACagcaaatttcactttttcatcaaaaacttTGGACAATATTCTAAATTAAGTAGGCCCACTGTTAATGTCATATaccatcaccttcctaaaataataaccaaagtctttttttttgccaaaagatgatttaggaaaaaaaagaaaagaaattgacTTAGCCCATTAGTTTAGAAAGATGACGATATGGAAAAATGCCTAAAGGTAATTTatagtagaaaataaaatcataaacttTTACCATATTACTTCTACTAACCAGAATATATGGTAGGTTAGGCTGTACCTGTCCTGCtcatcctgcagctcctccagtctCTCGAGTTCATCCAATCGAGcccacagctcctcctcagtcATGACGCCTTTCCTGCTCCCTGTGTCTCCGCTCtctccttcatcctcctcatcctcctctttgAGATCAAACACCACATCCATCTTGGGCTTAGAATTTGGCTTGTGAGCTACTCTTTGCTTTCCTGTGAAGCAATAATCAGTCCACTCGTTAgctctaagaaaaaaaaaagaaacactaacTGTGGTAAAGAATTCAGCAGCAGgctaatggttttttttttgccttgtcaTAAGCCATGATTAAGTGAAATGAGGTCAGATAAAAGGTACCTTTTGTGACGGGCGAGTCATTGTTTCCGACCTCCTCTCTGATGTCGACATAGTTCCCTGTATTCTAAATCACAAGAATGTCAAAGTCAATGCTTTTTGTCCTCAATTGTGTCTTACACAACGTCTGATATGTGCAGGAACGCGACATACAGCCTGCAYGCTTTCCAGATCTTTCGCAAACCCCACTCTTGCTTCAAAGTTTTTCATGGTCTTGGTCACGTCGTCCAGCTGACTCCCCACGTCTGCGGAGACAACAGATGCGCCACGGTGAACGTGAGCGGAACCAGAGAAGCAAATGTGGCCAAAACCGGCGGCGGGCAAACTGTGGCACTCAGATTGAAACGACGGGCTGAATGAGTTAAAATCCTAAACAAGTCGGGgaaggggggcggggggaggaGAAAAATGATGACACAAACAGTTCATAATATCTTCTGCCCTGAATACTACTCCGGATCATTAAATCTTCACAACAATTAAGCCCTTTCACTAATAGCAGCAGAGGGCCCTTGTTTCCATGGCGATCGGGAGCCCCTCCAGTCAGCGCATCAACTGGAAGTGAGGAAAGGTCAAATACAGAAGGCCTGACAACTCGGCCGCTGTCTGACACATTTCAGCTAGCTCTGTTTGTATTACAGCACTTAGCTCTGTAATAGCAGGGCGGGGAGGGGGTCTGTGGCAGCWCATTTCTGCTTCACCAAACATTCTAATAATGTTCACATCAGAGATCGTTGCTTGGGTCCATTTGACTCGATATGAGATTTTTCAGACTTAGAAAGAGCACAGAGAAACAAAGCAGCGATCTCTGTtatatgacaaaaacaaattctctGACAGGGTTGGATTTAGCCAAACAGTGCAACGTTTAAAATCAATAAgctattaaaaatgcaaaaaaaaaaaaaatagcacgCAGTGTTTGCAACATGCCTTGCAGCTTGCAAACGCTTAACAGCAAATCTGCTTCAGGAAAatgtcatttacaaaacagcaacacattaCACCGCTAAGAGACATCGTTACGCTCCAAACTCCAGCATGAATTCAAAGCTGcgagaaattaaaaacagacaacttCTTCACATGTGATATTCAgtcgccctctgctggatgaaTGGCGGCGTTGAACGACTAGATTAGAAAAAGagaacgtttaaaaaaaaacaaaacaaaaaaaagatcccCAGATGACAGGAAACGACACTCACGTTTCATTCTGTGCTCGACAATTTTCTGAGCTTGCTTGGCGGAGCACTTGGCGAACCAGTTGTCGCCCAGCAGCACCGTGACCTCATTGGTGTGCACGAGTTTCCCGGGCATGAAGGCCAGAGGGCCAAATGGCACCTGCTCAAGGCGCAGARGACGGTGAGAAACAGCAGAACAAAAGGAGAAGTAGGCCAAATTAAAACAGGTGGAAGAGACTCGGTGAGAAagtagagcaaaaaaaaaaaagaagaagcaRCGCAAGTTTCAGTAATGGCAGTTTGGTAATGAGTCAGTTTGTGTGAAAGTGTCATTTAGACAAAATCTGCACTCACCATGATGTCATAACACAGCTGATCGGGGAGAGTCCGAAGGCGATCATCGAGGGCTTCATAGTCAGCCAACACCTTTTTCCTGTAGAAGCGTTCAACCAACCCATcgataaaatatttatataagaAGCAtccattacacacacacacacacacacacacacacacacacacacacacacacacacacacacacacacacacacacttgcttatttattttaaacaatagcTTATTGGtcaccactagatgtcaccATTTCCTACTTTGTGAAAGATGCTTTCGAACACAACTTCCAGCCAGGTTGAAGGAACCGGCTTGTTGAACCTTGAAAACTGACTGAGGATgtttaagagtaaaaaaaataataaaaaatgagtcTAGCATTACTTTAGAAAcctttggtttttaaaagttcGCACCAAATTGTAAGACTATGAACTTCCTGGCGCAAAGAACCATTTCATCGcagcaaatgttttgttactGTCGAGTTATTTGTACTTAGAAAGAGACCTCAAAGGTGAATGCCGAAAAGCTAACCTCAGATGCTTTCTCTtgtagaaaaggaaaacaactcATGAACTTCATCCTTTAACATTAATAACAAACGTATATAGAtcgatgattaaaaaaaaataataatgaagtCAGGGAAAGTTGCACTGATGTATGAATAAGGATGGTAACATGGGGTTAGAATGATTTTTTGCAGCCTgcaacaatgaattaaaaattgtgcaaatttgaTAAACAGCACTGGGCCTTTGATGCAGATGGAAATTTATGCAAGGCCTTAGCAAAGTtaagacaatttaaaatcttaaaatgtcaaGAGCTAATTCATTagccatatttttatttatttttttgctttcatttaactTTCGTAGTAAATAGAGCCACAAACCTCCAGTGACCTTTACTCAAAAGCAGATTGGGGTGGAGCTTTTATTAAATGTAGCTAATCACAGAAAGCGTTTTCAGAGAAAGGGASATTCTCTTATTGGTGAGAACAAACGGATACATTTTTctaggcaaaacaaaaaaatacagacacGTTTAGGATGCACTTTGTACTTTGTTTCATCAAAATATTGCGTTTCAGTTTCCAGCTGAGCAGATAAgtagaatgttttttgttttgttgatttagtAAAATAGCAAATTTTGGGGGCCTAAGTAAATCTGTCacagttttgcatttaaacagGCAGGTTTATCAAaggaaaagttaagaaaaataagTTGAACTCCCAGATGTCTATTTTAGCATATGAGACGACTTGGCACATAAAATTGTGTCTTGctgccccccccccaaaaaaaaacctaatcgCTCTCAACTTGTTATCCTCACTACCAAGTGTACTGAAGGAAGTAGGCTTGAGTCAATGAAAATGTACTCACTGTACCAGACCTGRACCTTTCTAAAGCYTGTACAGTTTACACAGTGGTGATTCAGTTTAATCTGCAGCAGAGAGCTTCACTGTTCTCTTCACTGTTTGCACACAGGATGCATCTCAAATCCTTTAATCAAGTCCACAGTTCCATCAAGCCTGTGTGTTTGTAGAGTGCAAGGGCACAACTAGATGCAATAAATAGATATGACAGGAGggacaaatgaataaaaatctgatgcaCTTCTTCAAATCCTTGCATAACTGCATGGATTTGAAGCTTGTTGCCCTCTCTAGCATGAACATGGRGGCTCCTTTCTACACAATAAGATTCCTCACACACTTTTCAGAGAGTAATACAAAACTACTagtgaaaccagatatttacaccaAGGAATGCAGACATTTGATCCTGCAACGCATTTCCAATCTGTTACTGCCCAGTTTTGGTTGGCCTGTGTG from Poecilia reticulata strain Guanapo linkage group LG6, Guppy_female_1.0+MT, whole genome shotgun sequence includes these protein-coding regions:
- the uri1 gene encoding unconventional prefoldin RPB5 interactor 1, whose product is MAEKGNTNMEHLGGVVRLREEHQKVVQDCESRIQHWKKVLADYEALDDRLRTLPDQLCYDIMVPFGPLAFMPGKLVHTNEVTVLLGDNWFAKCSAKQAQKIVEHRMKHVGSQLDDVTKTMKNFEARVGFAKDLESXQANTGNYVDIREEVGNNDSPVTKGKQRVAHKPNSKPKMDVVFDLKEEDEEDEGESGDTGSRKGVMTEEELWARLDELERLEELQDEQDRLSDNADMNGEDTSSSSSEEEEEKEADAALPVNGLSLKPSWSSVPHSTQPLTDRKEEDCEEEEDGSCLPTIFFSHTVEPKKVRINTGKNTTLKFSERKEQKEHSKRKKKNGHSNGHSHHELHKITTPADIYRLFVDVKNGEPIPRKSILKSRSRENSVCSDTSESSAADFEERRMIGRSFSHDEMTHSDTSDGITEEDSPTAMPLQTPSRFEAFSGTVVEKDPMPTAVPHLTIVPPALPTILERKQEEVAPDAPPPEQAPKRVSKFKAARLQQK